In one Parvibaculum sp. genomic region, the following are encoded:
- a CDS encoding LuxR C-terminal-related transcriptional regulator has protein sequence MTATSERASAAARPVGGKPRATTFANALTRQPASNNLVLRKQQLDRLKNHADVRLIVAQAPAGFGKTTLLRQYCAYREAQGSRIAWLHLESHYADPSRFLRLLCEAVINALPEDEPPVAMPEGSSASIQDFLRCVRAMKTGITIVIDNFEQASHPGMEAVVAQLVRVLPAGVQLCIGTRVIPSINLPRLQLREQAVVVNVEGLRFRAAETAEFFREFRDISGEEVDKYQAATDGWPAALQCIRLSMRGQKGRTRALPGSGVTPDLIDFLATDVFENLSAEMQAALLEACMPERICADLLEHMSGRTGGEALLNEIEHSGLFLTPVDMDHLWFRFHAVFRQVLLTRLRREMTEAEVLARHRKIAEWYAVHGFAEEAILHYLEASDEASAAGILDTIIGRLVTEERLDLIVRYVDRLSPPVIQKYERILTAAIVAYGFRREFAKANRIVALRREMLEAGEASQEDWGVHNYTRIFVLAAQDQVVELGRAADDSLAQLAGREGLEYGVGLNARAYWLYLNGKFEEARELLSKARALHDEANNLFGLSYCEWIYGIVLTAQGRNDEALKSLKQAQIHNEECASASVIAGSVIAAFLAEALYEKNCIAEAETLLHDHLLLLEQQAIVEPLAVAFLTMARIAMLRGEEREAEEILDRMMYLGHRHNLRRLVTYAKSELVRQATLAGDLEKARTRFSNMGGADGEGEDELLFHAGETEAQTVTEARLLILAGRHADARTLLQPAARKARAQRRLRRFMKLNLLLAISLNVEGQVNAARRALIEALQIGAPDQFIRMVLDEGPQAVRLLQEARQALPKFPDLPQKDSVSAYLDRLLGEAGEYAPAIVEDEAFDDETPSAHLFEALTEREREILRLVSNGFSNKALADRLSLSTNTVKWHLRNIFEKLQISNRMQAVSVARHFGLIE, from the coding sequence ATGACCGCAACATCGGAGAGAGCTTCCGCCGCCGCGCGTCCGGTCGGCGGCAAGCCGCGTGCGACGACATTTGCAAACGCGCTGACGCGGCAGCCCGCATCGAACAACCTTGTCTTGCGCAAGCAGCAACTCGACCGGCTGAAAAATCATGCCGATGTCCGCCTGATCGTCGCGCAGGCGCCGGCGGGCTTCGGCAAGACGACATTGCTGCGTCAATATTGCGCCTATCGCGAGGCGCAGGGCAGCCGCATTGCCTGGCTGCATCTGGAATCGCACTACGCCGATCCCTCGCGCTTTCTGCGTCTCCTTTGCGAAGCCGTCATCAACGCGCTGCCGGAGGACGAGCCGCCCGTCGCCATGCCCGAAGGCTCGTCGGCTTCGATTCAGGATTTCCTGCGTTGCGTCCGCGCGATGAAGACCGGAATTACCATCGTCATCGACAATTTCGAGCAGGCCTCCCATCCGGGCATGGAAGCCGTCGTCGCGCAGCTCGTGCGCGTCCTGCCGGCGGGCGTCCAGCTCTGCATCGGAACGCGCGTCATTCCGTCGATCAACCTGCCGCGCCTGCAGCTTCGCGAACAGGCGGTCGTCGTCAATGTCGAGGGCTTGCGCTTCCGCGCCGCCGAAACGGCCGAATTCTTCCGCGAGTTTCGCGATATTTCCGGGGAGGAAGTCGACAAGTATCAGGCCGCAACCGATGGCTGGCCGGCGGCGCTTCAATGTATCCGTCTGTCGATGCGCGGTCAGAAAGGCCGGACACGCGCCCTGCCGGGTTCCGGCGTCACGCCCGATCTGATCGATTTTCTCGCCACCGACGTCTTCGAGAACCTTTCCGCCGAAATGCAGGCGGCGCTTCTGGAAGCCTGCATGCCCGAGCGCATCTGCGCCGATTTGCTGGAGCATATGTCCGGCCGGACCGGCGGCGAAGCCCTGCTGAACGAAATCGAACATTCCGGCCTGTTTCTGACGCCGGTCGATATGGACCATCTCTGGTTCCGCTTTCACGCCGTCTTCCGTCAGGTCCTCCTCACGCGTCTCCGGCGCGAGATGACGGAAGCCGAAGTGCTGGCGCGGCACAGGAAGATTGCCGAATGGTACGCGGTGCACGGCTTTGCCGAGGAAGCGATCCTCCACTATCTCGAAGCTTCCGACGAGGCATCCGCCGCCGGAATTCTCGACACCATCATCGGCCGTCTCGTGACCGAAGAGCGGCTCGATCTGATTGTCCGTTATGTCGATCGCCTGTCGCCTCCCGTTATCCAGAAATACGAACGCATCCTGACCGCCGCCATTGTCGCCTATGGCTTCCGCCGTGAATTCGCCAAGGCCAACCGCATCGTCGCGCTCCGCCGCGAAATGCTCGAGGCAGGAGAGGCATCGCAGGAGGACTGGGGCGTTCATAACTACACGCGCATCTTCGTTCTTGCCGCGCAGGACCAGGTGGTCGAGCTTGGCCGCGCCGCCGACGATTCGCTCGCGCAACTCGCCGGCCGCGAAGGCCTCGAATACGGCGTCGGCCTCAATGCCCGCGCCTACTGGCTCTATCTCAACGGCAAGTTCGAGGAGGCGCGCGAGCTTCTGTCCAAGGCCCGCGCGCTACACGACGAGGCGAACAATCTCTTCGGCCTGTCCTATTGCGAATGGATCTACGGCATCGTGCTGACGGCGCAGGGCCGCAACGACGAAGCGTTGAAAAGCCTCAAGCAGGCGCAAATCCACAATGAGGAATGCGCCTCCGCCAGCGTCATCGCCGGCTCGGTCATCGCCGCCTTCCTCGCCGAGGCGCTTTACGAGAAAAACTGCATCGCCGAAGCCGAAACGCTGCTTCACGATCATCTGCTGCTGCTCGAACAGCAGGCGATCGTCGAACCGTTGGCGGTCGCCTTTCTCACCATGGCGCGCATCGCGATGCTGCGCGGCGAGGAACGCGAGGCCGAAGAAATTCTCGATCGGATGATGTATCTCGGCCATCGCCACAATTTGCGTCGCCTCGTCACCTATGCGAAATCCGAACTCGTCCGTCAGGCGACGCTTGCCGGTGATCTCGAAAAGGCGCGCACGCGCTTTTCCAATATGGGCGGTGCGGACGGCGAGGGCGAAGACGAACTGCTTTTCCATGCCGGCGAAACCGAGGCCCAGACCGTCACCGAAGCGCGCCTGCTGATCCTCGCCGGCCGCCATGCCGATGCCCGCACCCTGTTGCAGCCGGCCGCCCGCAAGGCCCGCGCCCAGCGCCGCCTGCGCCGCTTCATGAAACTGAACCTGCTGCTGGCGATCTCGCTGAACGTTGAAGGCCAGGTCAACGCCGCCCGCCGCGCGCTGATCGAGGCCCTGCAGATCGGCGCGCCCGACCAGTTCATCCGCATGGTTCTCGATGAAGGCCCGCAGGCCGTCCGTCTGTTGCAGGAGGCGCGTCAGGCCCTGCCGAAATTCCCCGACCTGCCGCAAAAGGACAGCGTCTCGGCCTATCTCGACCGGCTGCTGGGCGAGGCGGGCGAATATGCGCCGGCCATCGTCGAGGACGAGGCCTTCGACGACGAAACGCCCTCGGCCCATCTCTTCGAGGCGCTGACCGAGCGCGAACGCGAGATTCTGCGCCTTGTCTCCAACGGTTTCTCCAACAAGGCGCTGGCCGACCGTCTCTCGCTCTCCACCAACACGGTCAAATGGCACCTGCGCAACATCTTCGAGAAGCTGCAGATCAGCAACCGCATGCAGGCCGTCTCGGTCGCCCGCCACTTCGGTCTGATCGAATAA
- a CDS encoding hydantoinase/oxoprolinase family protein, translating into MGLLVSIDNGGTLTDVCATDGVSTIHAKTLTTPHNLTECFVKCLEALSEKIDGEVDLPKLVGSIDYIRYSTTQGTNAIVQRKGPRIGLLTDDDKLVAAAMNAAPGLFESFVADRVRIVAPSAAEAATSGPGELVMAVSKLVSAGAARVVVALSGADAAEREKAAKRVLYRAFPRHLLGAVPLLFSTELTKIGTPEQRVWASLINAFLHPAMESFLYNAENKLREHRARKPLLIFRNDGNSTRVAKTVAIKTYSSGPQGGVVGAEVLLKHYGIPNAVSMDIGGTTTDIAMFEEGAVRVADTGEVEGAPVSIPLSEIDSIGAGGGSILRAEGGKILVGPESVGSAPGPACFARGGTQATMTDAFLAMGILDPLSYFGGRMPLDRERAERAIMTHIGEPLGLALPEAVEAMADAYHGKIAAALGTWSSANKDGVLLAFGGAGPMSACGVAEKAGLATALIPKFAAVFSAYGIGFSDIEHSYMAEISRSGEEDAIGRARADLTEQARRGMLAEGFALSECTLDYALLKKNGSGYVRSALNGALDGVNAEAWMELRVRKPIEKIALAGADFAEKRKAKPEGTRGNPGAEALPLFRLENLAPGDWFEGPCLVEEAFFTAHVKPGWRFVVSGNGDLLLSH; encoded by the coding sequence GTGGGGCTTCTTGTAAGCATCGACAATGGCGGCACGCTGACGGATGTCTGCGCCACCGATGGCGTCTCGACAATCCATGCCAAGACGCTGACCACGCCGCACAATCTCACCGAGTGCTTCGTCAAATGTCTCGAAGCGCTTTCGGAGAAGATCGACGGCGAGGTCGACCTTCCGAAGCTGGTCGGCTCGATCGACTACATCCGCTATTCGACGACGCAGGGCACCAACGCCATCGTCCAGCGCAAGGGCCCGCGCATCGGCCTCCTGACCGACGACGACAAGCTGGTCGCCGCCGCGATGAACGCCGCCCCGGGCCTCTTCGAAAGCTTCGTCGCCGACCGTGTCCGCATCGTCGCGCCGTCGGCCGCCGAGGCGGCAACGAGCGGCCCCGGCGAACTCGTGATGGCGGTCTCGAAGCTCGTTTCGGCCGGCGCCGCGCGTGTCGTCGTCGCGCTGTCGGGCGCCGATGCCGCCGAGCGCGAGAAGGCCGCCAAGCGCGTCCTCTACCGCGCCTTCCCGCGCCACCTGCTCGGCGCCGTGCCGCTCCTCTTCTCGACCGAATTGACGAAGATCGGCACCCCCGAGCAGCGCGTCTGGGCGAGCCTCATCAACGCCTTCCTGCATCCGGCGATGGAATCGTTCCTTTACAACGCCGAAAACAAGCTGCGCGAACACCGCGCCCGCAAGCCGCTGCTAATCTTCCGCAACGACGGCAACTCCACCCGCGTCGCCAAGACGGTTGCCATCAAGACCTATTCGTCGGGCCCGCAGGGCGGCGTCGTCGGCGCCGAGGTGCTGTTGAAGCATTACGGCATCCCGAACGCCGTCTCGATGGACATCGGCGGCACCACCACCGACATCGCGATGTTCGAGGAAGGTGCTGTCCGCGTCGCCGACACCGGCGAAGTCGAAGGCGCGCCGGTCTCGATCCCGCTTTCCGAGATCGACAGCATCGGCGCCGGCGGCGGCTCGATCCTGCGCGCCGAGGGCGGCAAAATTCTGGTCGGCCCCGAAAGCGTCGGTTCGGCGCCGGGGCCCGCCTGTTTCGCCCGCGGCGGCACGCAAGCCACCATGACCGACGCCTTCCTCGCCATGGGCATCCTCGATCCCTTGTCCTATTTCGGCGGCCGCATGCCGCTCGACCGCGAGCGCGCCGAACGCGCCATCATGACCCATATCGGCGAACCGCTCGGCCTCGCCTTGCCCGAAGCCGTCGAGGCGATGGCCGACGCCTATCATGGCAAGATCGCCGCCGCGCTCGGCACATGGTCGTCCGCAAACAAGGACGGCGTCCTGCTCGCCTTTGGTGGCGCCGGCCCGATGTCGGCTTGCGGCGTCGCCGAGAAAGCCGGCCTCGCGACCGCGCTGATCCCGAAATTTGCCGCCGTCTTCAGCGCCTATGGCATCGGCTTTTCCGACATCGAACACAGCTACATGGCCGAGATCTCGCGCAGCGGCGAAGAAGATGCGATCGGCCGCGCCCGCGCCGATCTCACCGAGCAGGCCCGCCGCGGCATGCTGGCCGAAGGCTTCGCGCTGTCGGAATGCACGCTCGACTATGCGCTGCTGAAGAAGAACGGCTCGGGCTATGTCCGCTCGGCGCTCAACGGCGCGCTCGACGGCGTCAACGCCGAAGCCTGGATGGAGCTGCGCGTCCGCAAGCCGATCGAAAAAATCGCCCTGGCCGGCGCGGACTTCGCCGAAAAGCGCAAGGCAAAGCCGGAAGGCACGCGCGGAAATCCGGGTGCCGAAGCGCTGCCGCTCTTCCGCCTCGAAAATCTGGCGCCGGGCGACTGGTTCGAAGGCCCCTGTCTCGTCGAGGAAGCCTTCTTCACCGCCCATGTGAAGCCGGGCTGGCGCTTCGTCGTCAGCGGCAATGGCGATCTGTTGCTCAGCCACTAG
- a CDS encoding acetone carboxylase subunit gamma, protein MKVFFTAALTIDLDKETWECAGCGHELGSARDNYKKGLLVRDREPSEIHAPILDAERYDFTFAPDGDWCRILEYCCPECGRLAEVEYLPPGHPPAHDIDLDIDALKTQWAAREPLSEPALGPEFVAPPHSH, encoded by the coding sequence ATGAAAGTCTTTTTCACGGCGGCCCTCACCATCGATCTCGACAAGGAGACATGGGAATGCGCCGGCTGCGGCCACGAGCTGGGTTCGGCCCGCGACAACTACAAGAAGGGCCTCCTCGTCCGCGACCGCGAGCCCTCGGAAATCCACGCCCCCATCCTCGATGCCGAACGCTACGACTTCACCTTCGCGCCCGATGGCGACTGGTGCCGCATCCTCGAATATTGCTGCCCCGAATGCGGCCGCCTCGCCGAAGTCGAATATCTGCCGCCCGGCCACCCGCCGGCCCACGACATCGACCTCGACATCGACGCCCTGAAAACGCAATGGGCCGCGCGCGAACCGCTGAGCGAGCCCGCCCTCGGGCCGGAATTCGTCGCGCCCCCTCATTCGCACTGA
- a CDS encoding hydantoinase/oxoprolinase family protein — protein MRRVSVDIGGTFTDCSLVWDDRYVEAKSLTTHQNLALGFNASLKIAYEQLGLTLEEVMREVDSVRYATTLGTNALIERRGPRVGLLVTAGFEAMVPLSRGRGYGEGLPDRQRRDLPMAQRPEPLVPVQMIVGVRERVAETGEILMPVDAEDVRAQVRKLVDNGVQAFVVSLVNAVVQPEHELLVEEIIREEFPEQLLGSAPIVLSHQVGGRKGEYARTSSAILDAFLHNAMYHGLSTLELNLRDNGYRKPMLVIHNSGGMAQLNSTDALQTIHSGPVAGINASEHLAVEADLGNVVCTDMGGTSFDIGLVVKGGVKFYDFNPVIGRWLVNIPMVHLVTLGAGGGSIARFDRLRRAVAVGPESAGSDPGPACYNRGGRYPTVTDADLALGYLLADRYADGSIPLNERRATRALEKEVGEPMDTDALGAAKLIRQKIDNDMANGIAQELRVRGYEPRHFTILAYGGNGPLHACGIANVLGVSRVMVPPFSSIFSAIGAGNMDQLHFHERSLYLSLYDSNTRKIFEDFDSFNALVEELEQKGRDDLMRQGVAPAAIKHRLELDMRYGNQLAQTAVVVSKNRLETADDLMEVLAAFSKDYGRRYGEGSQAPEAGIRINTIRVATYSSMSTLKFADILPKEADLAPAPAATHHKECHFVGHDGAMKTAFHDLADLSFGSVVEAPAVVISPSTTYLVEPGWRLKIGRHGAALFERAE, from the coding sequence ATGCGCCGCGTATCTGTCGACATCGGCGGAACCTTCACCGACTGCTCCCTCGTCTGGGACGACCGCTATGTCGAGGCGAAGTCGCTGACGACGCATCAGAACCTGGCGCTCGGTTTCAACGCCTCGCTGAAGATCGCCTATGAGCAACTGGGCCTGACGCTCGAAGAAGTGATGCGCGAGGTCGACAGCGTGCGCTATGCGACGACGCTCGGCACCAACGCACTCATTGAGCGCCGCGGCCCCCGCGTCGGCCTCCTCGTCACCGCCGGCTTCGAGGCGATGGTGCCCTTGAGCCGTGGTCGCGGCTATGGCGAGGGCCTGCCGGACCGTCAGCGCCGCGACCTGCCGATGGCGCAGCGTCCCGAACCGCTCGTGCCCGTCCAGATGATCGTCGGCGTCCGCGAGCGCGTCGCCGAAACCGGCGAAATCCTGATGCCGGTCGATGCCGAGGACGTGCGCGCGCAAGTGCGCAAGCTGGTCGACAACGGCGTCCAGGCGTTTGTCGTCTCGCTGGTCAATGCGGTCGTCCAGCCCGAACACGAACTTCTGGTCGAGGAAATCATCCGCGAGGAATTCCCCGAACAGCTTCTCGGCTCCGCGCCCATCGTGCTGTCGCATCAGGTCGGCGGCCGCAAGGGCGAATATGCGCGCACCTCGTCGGCCATCCTCGACGCCTTCCTGCACAACGCGATGTATCACGGCCTCTCGACGCTGGAGCTGAACCTGCGCGACAACGGCTATCGCAAGCCGATGCTGGTCATCCACAATTCGGGCGGCATGGCGCAGTTGAATTCGACCGACGCGCTGCAGACCATCCACTCCGGCCCCGTCGCCGGCATCAATGCGTCGGAACATCTGGCCGTCGAAGCCGATCTCGGCAATGTCGTCTGCACCGACATGGGCGGCACCTCTTTCGACATCGGCCTCGTCGTCAAGGGCGGCGTCAAGTTCTACGACTTCAATCCCGTCATCGGCCGCTGGCTGGTCAACATCCCGATGGTGCATCTGGTGACGCTCGGCGCCGGCGGCGGCTCGATCGCCCGCTTCGACCGCCTGCGCCGCGCCGTCGCGGTCGGGCCCGAAAGCGCCGGCTCCGATCCCGGCCCCGCCTGCTACAATCGCGGCGGCCGCTACCCCACCGTCACCGACGCCGACCTCGCGCTCGGCTACCTGCTGGCCGACCGCTATGCCGACGGCTCGATCCCCTTGAACGAACGCCGCGCCACCCGCGCGCTCGAAAAGGAAGTCGGCGAACCGATGGACACCGATGCCCTCGGCGCGGCCAAGCTGATCCGCCAGAAGATCGACAACGACATGGCCAACGGCATCGCGCAGGAATTGCGCGTCCGCGGCTACGAGCCCCGTCACTTCACGATCCTGGCTTACGGCGGCAACGGCCCGCTTCACGCCTGCGGCATCGCCAATGTGCTCGGCGTTTCGCGCGTCATGGTGCCGCCCTTCAGCTCGATCTTCTCGGCCATCGGCGCCGGCAACATGGACCAGCTCCATTTTCACGAACGCTCGCTCTATCTCTCGCTCTACGATTCCAACACGCGGAAAATCTTCGAAGACTTCGACAGCTTCAATGCGCTGGTCGAGGAACTGGAACAGAAGGGCAGGGACGATCTGATGCGACAGGGCGTGGCGCCCGCCGCCATCAAGCATCGCCTCGAGCTCGACATGCGCTATGGCAACCAGCTCGCGCAAACCGCCGTCGTCGTCTCGAAGAACCGTCTCGAAACCGCCGACGATCTGATGGAAGTGCTGGCCGCCTTCTCGAAGGATTATGGCCGCCGCTACGGCGAAGGCAGCCAGGCGCCCGAAGCCGGCATCCGCATCAACACGATCCGCGTCGCCACCTATTCCTCGATGTCGACATTGAAATTCGCCGACATCCTGCCGAAGGAAGCCGACCTCGCGCCGGCCCCCGCCGCCACGCATCATAAAGAGTGCCACTTCGTCGGCCATGACGGTGCGATGAAGACGGCCTTCCACGATCTCGCCGATCTCTCTTTCGGCTCGGTCGTCGAAGCCCCCGCCGTCGTCATCTCGCCCTCCACCACCTACCTCGTCGAGCCCGGCTGGCGCCTGAAAATAGGCCGCCACGGCGCCGCCCTCTTCGAGCGCGCGGAGTAG
- a CDS encoding hydantoinase B/oxoprolinase family protein, which yields MGDDMDITGAASGAVDAFLSETNLYLAPDPVIMNNHGLEPRTAYEDECIAKESDPVRLEIVRERILAGVNESFEMLENMGAAPGAKWGDCVSAVYTESGDLSLASSGGVVIFCNLVQYPIKFIRKYWSKDKTVGINEGDVFIVNDARYGQAHNTDQSMMMPVFHEGKIVAWAGATVHEGENGAIEPGGMPSLAEQIWDEGLKMSPFKVAENYTLRRDLVTFLQNSVREPKLQYADMKVKMYVCRRIETRIHEAIAEYGVEAVVAALRMNLEDTDAEVRRRLKEWPDGTVRHSWWTDGTLRENVQIKINLELTKKGDELTFDYRGSSPEFTNRSNNSLDITVKGMLAQLFLTFIWPDIPRNQGVLAPVNFIFDNPSVLKPGFGTPSAQSMMTVFTAWSAGQVATMKFLYSNPHKYTRVLAPWFNMINTFLFGGLTQHGEMVGNVCADINGMGGGALADRDGEHGCAPIFATMSDIGEQEFIEEEVPFIQIVSKKMMKDNQGFGRQRGGMGYQMVLAMRDSDAFGFMLTAMGAKFPNIPGLFGGYGCPTYPLARIRGVNVFEILKNDPASFRYSIEELMNERPFPDAQYSTHPMTLGYTLAQRGELYMIAQGTGGGFGDPLERAPADVMRDMDEGLISDDVAWRIYRVVYNKETLHVDEAATAKARDEARRERIAKSKPFDAFCKEWVKDKPSGKVPYYGSWDDKTMVHAGDPDKLHPAGQVVPPVVMAHPLQVKIDKLEAELADCRKSGKR from the coding sequence ATGGGTGACGACATGGACATCACCGGCGCCGCATCCGGCGCGGTGGACGCCTTCCTGAGCGAGACCAATCTCTATCTCGCGCCCGATCCCGTGATCATGAACAATCACGGGCTCGAGCCGCGCACCGCTTATGAAGACGAATGCATCGCAAAGGAAAGCGATCCCGTCCGCCTCGAAATCGTCCGCGAGCGGATACTCGCCGGCGTCAACGAGAGCTTCGAGATGCTCGAAAACATGGGCGCGGCGCCGGGCGCCAAATGGGGCGACTGCGTTTCGGCGGTCTACACCGAAAGCGGCGACCTGAGCCTCGCCAGTTCCGGCGGCGTCGTCATCTTCTGCAACCTGGTGCAGTACCCGATCAAGTTCATCCGCAAATACTGGTCAAAGGACAAGACGGTCGGCATCAATGAAGGCGATGTCTTCATCGTCAACGATGCCCGCTACGGTCAGGCCCACAACACCGACCAGTCGATGATGATGCCGGTCTTCCACGAAGGAAAGATCGTCGCCTGGGCGGGCGCGACCGTCCACGAAGGCGAAAACGGCGCCATCGAGCCGGGCGGTATGCCCTCGCTTGCCGAGCAGATCTGGGACGAGGGGCTCAAGATGTCGCCCTTCAAGGTCGCCGAGAACTACACGCTGCGGCGCGATCTCGTCACCTTCCTGCAAAACTCCGTGCGCGAGCCGAAGCTGCAATATGCGGACATGAAGGTGAAGATGTATGTCTGCCGCCGCATCGAGACCCGCATTCACGAAGCGATTGCCGAATATGGCGTCGAGGCTGTCGTCGCCGCATTGCGCATGAACCTTGAAGACACCGACGCCGAAGTCCGCCGCCGCTTGAAGGAGTGGCCGGACGGCACCGTGCGCCATTCATGGTGGACCGACGGCACCTTGCGCGAAAACGTGCAGATCAAGATCAATCTCGAGCTGACCAAGAAGGGCGACGAGCTGACCTTTGACTATCGAGGCTCCAGCCCCGAATTCACCAACCGCTCCAACAACAGCCTCGACATCACCGTCAAGGGCATGTTGGCGCAATTGTTCCTGACCTTCATCTGGCCCGACATCCCGCGCAATCAGGGTGTGCTGGCGCCAGTCAATTTCATCTTCGACAATCCCTCGGTCCTGAAGCCCGGCTTCGGCACGCCGAGCGCCCAGTCGATGATGACGGTCTTCACCGCCTGGAGCGCCGGACAGGTCGCGACCATGAAGTTCCTCTATTCGAACCCGCACAAATACACCCGTGTGCTTGCGCCCTGGTTCAACATGATCAACACCTTCCTGTTCGGCGGGCTGACGCAGCACGGCGAAATGGTCGGCAATGTCTGCGCCGACATCAACGGCATGGGCGGCGGCGCGCTGGCCGACCGCGACGGCGAACATGGCTGCGCGCCGATCTTCGCCACCATGTCGGACATCGGCGAACAGGAGTTCATCGAGGAGGAAGTCCCCTTCATCCAGATCGTCTCGAAAAAGATGATGAAGGACAATCAGGGCTTCGGCAGGCAGCGCGGCGGCATGGGCTATCAGATGGTGCTGGCCATGCGCGACAGCGACGCCTTCGGCTTCATGCTGACGGCGATGGGCGCGAAGTTCCCCAACATTCCGGGTCTCTTCGGCGGCTATGGCTGCCCGACCTATCCGCTGGCCCGCATCAGGGGTGTCAACGTCTTCGAGATTCTGAAGAACGATCCGGCCTCCTTCCGGTACTCAATCGAGGAGCTGATGAACGAGCGTCCCTTCCCGGACGCCCAATACAGCACCCATCCGATGACGCTCGGCTACACGCTGGCGCAGCGCGGCGAGCTCTACATGATCGCGCAAGGAACCGGCGGCGGCTTCGGCGATCCGCTGGAACGCGCGCCCGCCGATGTGATGCGCGACATGGATGAAGGCCTGATCTCCGACGATGTTGCCTGGCGCATCTACCGCGTCGTCTACAACAAGGAAACCTTGCATGTGGACGAGGCCGCGACCGCAAAGGCGCGCGACGAAGCCCGCCGCGAACGCATCGCGAAGAGCAAGCCCTTCGATGCCTTCTGCAAGGAATGGGTGAAGGACAAGCCCTCCGGCAAGGTTCCCTATTACGGCTCGTGGGACGACAAGACGATGGTCCATGCCGGCGATCCCGACAAGCTCCATCCGGCAGGCCAGGTCGTCCCGCCGGTCGTCATGGCGCATCCCCTGCAGGTGAAGATCGACAAGCTCGAGGCCGAGCTGGCCGATTGCCGAAAATCCGGCAAACGCTGA